In Pseudobythopirellula maris, a single window of DNA contains:
- the der gene encoding ribosome biogenesis GTPase Der, with the protein MGIPQVAIVGRPNVGKSSLLNWLAGKRVAIVDDKPGVTRDRVFYLAEHNSRYFDLVDTGGMGHMDADRLTDDIEEQIRFAIDSADVVVFVADALEGITTMDQEVAKELRYLDKPVLCVANKADHEGVDPHAADFHRLGHGAPLKVSTTQNRNRAVLLNRIAELLPPPIDDLGDDEPDEPDMHVAIVGRRNTGKSTFVNTLVKAPRMIVSEVPGTTRDSVDVRFELDDRAFVAIDTPGLRRRQAQQKHDMDFYGAHRAQRSIRRSDVVLLFLDCTEKISRVDKQLADYVANEYKPCIFVVNKWDQLADTMPTSKWVTYLQDNFRTMRYAPIAFITGQSGKNMKALLNHASMLFKQSRARVSTGRLNRMVRDSIADNPPPLHQNRRPKVYYATQVAVQPPTIVLFCNQPAAFTQPYRRYLLSRFRDEFDFGEVPIKLYLRKREKTDTRNEIDAALAGSESHGTEDALPAE; encoded by the coding sequence ATGGGGATCCCGCAAGTCGCCATCGTAGGCCGTCCCAACGTCGGCAAGAGCAGCCTGCTCAACTGGCTGGCGGGCAAGCGTGTGGCCATTGTCGACGACAAGCCGGGCGTCACGCGCGACCGCGTGTTCTACCTCGCCGAGCACAACAGCCGCTATTTCGACCTGGTCGACACCGGCGGCATGGGCCACATGGACGCCGACCGACTGACCGACGACATCGAGGAGCAGATCCGCTTCGCGATCGATTCGGCCGACGTGGTGGTGTTTGTCGCCGACGCATTGGAGGGGATCACGACCATGGACCAGGAGGTGGCCAAGGAGCTGCGCTACCTCGACAAGCCGGTCCTCTGTGTCGCCAACAAGGCCGACCACGAGGGCGTGGACCCCCACGCCGCCGACTTCCACCGGCTCGGCCACGGCGCCCCGCTCAAGGTGAGCACCACTCAGAACCGCAACCGGGCGGTGCTGCTCAACCGCATCGCCGAGCTTCTGCCGCCGCCGATCGACGACCTCGGCGACGACGAGCCGGACGAGCCCGACATGCACGTGGCGATCGTCGGCCGCCGCAACACCGGCAAGAGCACGTTCGTCAACACGCTCGTGAAGGCGCCGCGGATGATCGTCAGCGAGGTTCCCGGCACGACGCGCGACAGTGTCGACGTTCGGTTCGAGCTCGACGACCGCGCGTTCGTGGCGATCGACACCCCCGGGTTGCGTCGCCGCCAGGCGCAGCAGAAGCACGACATGGACTTCTACGGCGCCCACCGCGCCCAGCGCAGCATCCGCCGGTCCGACGTGGTGCTGCTGTTCCTCGACTGCACTGAGAAGATCAGCCGCGTCGACAAGCAGCTCGCCGACTACGTGGCGAACGAGTACAAGCCGTGCATCTTTGTCGTGAACAAGTGGGACCAGCTGGCCGACACGATGCCCACCAGCAAGTGGGTCACGTACTTGCAAGACAACTTCCGCACGATGCGTTACGCGCCGATCGCCTTCATCACCGGCCAGTCTGGCAAGAACATGAAGGCGCTGCTCAACCACGCTTCGATGCTTTTCAAGCAGTCACGCGCACGGGTGAGCACCGGCCGGCTGAACCGCATGGTGCGCGACTCGATCGCCGACAACCCGCCGCCACTCCACCAGAACCGCCGTCCGAAGGTGTACTACGCCACGCAGGTGGCGGTGCAGCCGCCGACGATCGTGCTGTTCTGCAACCAGCCGGCCGCGTTCACGCAGCCCTACCGCCGCTACCTGCTGAGCCGCTTCCGCGACGAGTTTGATTTCGGCGAGGTGCCGATCAAGCTCTACCTGCGCAAGCGCGAGAAGACCGACACCCGCAACGAGATCGACGCCGCGCTGGCCGGCTCCGAATCGCACGGCACGGAAGACGCGCTGCCGGCGGAGTGA
- a CDS encoding uracil-DNA glycosylase has translation MSENDSLSTENGPRVDPRRALIQRLEGLQGAGVTHLPRPSETPAALPSAAEAPTAPPPAPSPAPTSPREEMPKRAPAAPAIKPVEISKARTLKVLSQEVADCTACTELAATRTQTVFGVGDPKARLCFMGEAPGADEDRLGEPFVGRSGQLLTKIIEACTLSRDEVYILNVLKCRPPGNRNPAPEESAACRRFLIRQLELIKPEYLCLLGAVAAHNLLETNTPIGKLRGKTHDFRGIKVVCTYHPAYLLRNPPAKKDAWEDMKRLMDLMGIELP, from the coding sequence ATGTCCGAAAACGACTCCCTGTCCACCGAAAACGGCCCGCGGGTCGACCCGCGACGCGCCCTGATCCAGCGGCTCGAGGGCCTGCAAGGCGCCGGAGTGACCCACCTGCCGCGGCCCTCGGAGACGCCCGCCGCGCTTCCATCCGCCGCAGAAGCCCCCACGGCGCCGCCGCCGGCCCCCTCCCCTGCCCCGACCTCGCCACGAGAAGAAATGCCCAAACGCGCACCCGCGGCCCCCGCTATCAAGCCGGTCGAGATCTCTAAGGCGCGGACCCTGAAGGTCCTCAGCCAAGAGGTGGCCGACTGCACCGCGTGCACCGAATTGGCCGCCACCCGCACCCAAACGGTGTTCGGCGTGGGCGACCCGAAGGCGCGGCTCTGCTTTATGGGCGAGGCGCCCGGCGCCGATGAGGACCGCCTCGGCGAGCCGTTCGTCGGCCGCTCGGGGCAGCTGCTCACCAAGATCATCGAGGCCTGCACACTCTCGCGCGACGAGGTTTACATCCTCAACGTGCTGAAGTGCCGCCCGCCCGGCAACCGCAACCCGGCGCCGGAGGAATCGGCCGCCTGCCGACGGTTCTTGATCCGCCAGCTCGAGCTGATCAAGCCGGAGTACCTCTGCCTGCTCGGCGCCGTGGCGGCCCACAACCTGCTGGAGACGAACACGCCGATCGGCAAGCTCCGCGGCAAGACGCACGACTTCCGCGGCATCAAGGTGGTTTGCACGTACCACCCGGCCTACCTGCTGCGCAACCCGCCGGCCAAGAAGGACGCTTGGGAAGACATGAAGCGGCTGATGGACCTGATGGGCATCGAGCTCCCCTAG
- the hemW gene encoding radical SAM family heme chaperone HemW: MPHATPLRSAYVHVPFCRHRCGYCNFSVVAGRDDLEGDYLRAVELELGSLRQAEQVATLYFGGGTPTRLSPDGLARLCDAVAERLPLAEGGEWTVEANPADLEEGVLALLAERGVTRLSLGAQSFDAAKLQRLERDHRPEDIARCVVAAQGAGMQVSIDLIFAAPGETLDGWVADLDAATALAPDHVSSYGLTYEQGTSFWSRLRRGDLSQADEELERSMYLTAIDRLAAAGLEHYEVSNFARPGRRSRHNETYWTGREWWAFGPGAASFVGGVRRTNHRSTTTYLKRVLAGESPVAESEELTPDERARERLVFGLRRIEGVDLAELSAETGRDLEELAGAAIARFVVHGLLEREASRVRLTREGLLVSDALWPELL, encoded by the coding sequence ATGCCCCACGCCACACCGCTCCGCTCGGCCTACGTTCATGTGCCATTCTGCCGCCACCGCTGCGGCTACTGCAATTTCTCGGTCGTCGCCGGTCGTGACGACCTGGAGGGCGACTACCTGCGCGCGGTCGAGCTAGAGCTCGGTTCGCTTCGTCAGGCTGAACAGGTCGCCACGCTCTACTTCGGCGGCGGCACGCCGACGCGGCTCTCGCCCGATGGCCTCGCCCGGTTGTGCGACGCCGTGGCCGAGCGGTTGCCGCTCGCCGAGGGCGGCGAGTGGACCGTCGAGGCCAACCCGGCCGACCTCGAGGAGGGCGTGCTCGCGCTGCTGGCCGAGCGCGGCGTCACGCGGCTGAGCCTCGGCGCCCAGTCATTCGACGCCGCCAAGCTCCAGCGGCTGGAACGCGACCACCGGCCCGAAGACATCGCCCGCTGCGTCGTGGCGGCCCAGGGCGCCGGCATGCAGGTGTCGATCGACCTGATCTTCGCCGCCCCCGGCGAGACGCTCGACGGTTGGGTCGCCGACTTGGACGCCGCCACCGCGCTCGCCCCGGACCACGTCTCGAGCTACGGCCTGACCTACGAGCAGGGCACAAGCTTCTGGAGCCGCTTGCGGCGCGGCGATTTGAGCCAAGCCGACGAGGAGCTGGAGCGCTCGATGTACCTCACGGCGATCGACCGCCTGGCGGCCGCCGGACTAGAGCACTACGAGGTGTCGAACTTCGCACGGCCCGGCCGACGCAGCCGGCACAACGAGACCTACTGGACCGGCCGCGAGTGGTGGGCCTTTGGCCCCGGCGCGGCGAGCTTCGTCGGCGGCGTGCGCCGCACGAACCACCGCAGCACGACGACTTATCTCAAGCGTGTGCTGGCGGGCGAGTCGCCCGTCGCCGAGAGCGAGGAGCTCACCCCCGACGAACGCGCCAGGGAGCGGCTGGTGTTCGGCCTGCGCCGGATCGAGGGGGTCGACCTCGCCGAGCTCTCAGCAGAAACCGGCCGCGACCTCGAAGAACTCGCCGGCGCGGCGATCGCCCGCTTCGTGGTCCACGGCCTGCTCGAGCGAGAAGCGAGCCGCGTGCGGCTCACGCGCGAGGGGCTGCTGGTGAGCGACGCGCTGTGGCCCGAACTGCTCTGA